The Triticum aestivum cultivar Chinese Spring chromosome 7B, IWGSC CS RefSeq v2.1, whole genome shotgun sequence genome window below encodes:
- the LOC123157211 gene encoding 20 kDa chaperonin, chloroplastic, with amino-acid sequence MSSVQLSGAGVAAVAFSNNGLRLSQTSALRVCSSRRSSRSLVVKAATVVTPKYTSLKPLGDRVLVKLSAAEEKTIGGILLPSSAQSKPQGGEIVAVGGGRTIGDKKVEVSIPTGSQVVYSKYAGTEVEYNNSKHLIMKEDDIIGILESDDVKDMKPLNDRILIKVAEASDKTEAGLILTETTKEKPSIGTVVAVGPGSLDEEGKRQPLSVSPGSTVLYSKYAGGEFKGADGTNYIVLRVSDVMAELS; translated from the exons ATGTCGTCAGTGCAGCTCTCTGGTGCGGGTGTTGCCGCGGTGGCCTTCAGCAACAATGGCCTGCGCCTCTCTCAGACGTCGGCACTAAGGGTGTGCTCTTCCAGGCGCTCGTCTCGTAGCCTCGTTGTCAAGGCTGCCACTGTCGTCACCCCGAAG TATACATCACTCAAGCCTCTGGGAGACAGAGTGCTCGTGAAGCTTAGCGCAGCTGAGGAGAAGACCATTGGTGGAATTTTGCTTCCATCGTCCGCGCAGTCTAAGCCTCAGGGAGGTGAGATTGTGGCTGTTGGAGGGGGTAGAACCATTGGGGATAAGAAGGTGGAGGTCAGCATACCG ACTGGATCTCAAGTTGTATACTCAAAGTACGCTGGTACTGAGGTTGAATACAACAACTCCAAGCATCTTATTATGAAAGAGGATGACATCATAGGTATTCTTGAATCTGATGATGTCAAAGACATGAAGCCTCTCAATGACCGGATTCTGATCAAG GTTGCAGAGGCTTCAGACAAGACTGAAGCTGGTCTTATCCTCACCGAGACAACCAAGGAGAAGCCATCCATTGGAACA GTCGTAGCTGTTGGTCCGGGCTCTCTCGACGAGGAAGGCAAGAGGCAGCCATTGTCGGTGTCACCAGGCAGCACCGTCCTGTACTCCAAGTACGCAGGCGGTGAGTTCAAGGGAGCTGATGGCACGAACTACATTGTGTTGAGAGTGTCTGATGTGATGGCCGAGCTCTCTTAA